In the Camelus dromedarius isolate mCamDro1 chromosome 13, mCamDro1.pat, whole genome shotgun sequence genome, one interval contains:
- the MLNR gene encoding LOW QUALITY PROTEIN: motilin receptor (The sequence of the model RefSeq protein was modified relative to this genomic sequence to represent the inferred CDS: inserted 4 bases in 3 codons), translating to MGSPGNRSGGAEGAVEPPWAELLPCDERRCSPFPLRALVPVTAVCLGLFAVGVSGNVVTVLLTGRYRDMRTTTNLYLGSMAVSDLLILLGLPFDLYRLWRFPALGXLSLYVGEGCTYATLLHMTALSVERYLAICLPLRAGVLVTRRRVRALIVALWAVALLSAGPFFFLVGVEQDPGRFAVQDFNGTTQLIPSPRTSPLPLGSSGAPPLFPPSGPEAAVAAALFSRECRPNPGQLGALRIMLWVTTAYFFLPXLCLSVLYGLIGRELWRSRGRLRGSAASGREKGHLQTVRVLLVVVLAFXVCWLPFHVGRIIYINTEVFCRSGEAEDSGGNTAGCTETSANPQTSATSAAKHRASSHSAGT from the exons ATGGGCAGCCCCGGAAACCGCAGCGGCGGTGCAGAGGGCGCGGTGGAGCCGCCGTGGGCAGAGCTACTGCCGTGCGACGAGCGCCGCTGCTCGCCCTTCCCCCTGCGGGCGCTGGTGCCCGTGACCGCCGTGTGCCTAGGGCTGTTCGCCGTCGGGGTGAGCGGGAACGTGGTGACGGTGCTGCTGACCGGGCGCTACCGGGACATGCGGACCACCACCAACTTGTACCTGGGCAGCATGGCTGTGTCCGACCTACTCATCCTGCTCGGGCTCCCCTTCGACCTCTACCGCCTCTGGCGCTTCCCGGCCCTGG GCCTCTCGCTCTACGTGGGCGAGGGCTGCACCTACGCCACGCTGCTGCACATGACTGCGCTCAGCGTCGAGCGCTACCTCGCCATCTGTCTCCCGCTCCGGGCCGGCGTCCTCGTCACCCGGCGCCGGGTCCGCGCGCTCATCGTTGCGCTCTGGGCCGTGGCCCTGCTCTCCGCTGGGCCCTTCTTCTTTCTGGTGGGCGTCGAGCAGGACCCCGGCCGCTTCGCAGTCCAGGACTTCAACGGCACCACACAGCTCATCCCCTCGCCCCGCACCTCGCCGCTACCCCTCGGGTCCTCGGGAGCTCCACCGCTGTTCCCGCCGTCGGGACCCGAGGCGGCGGTGGCTGCCGCGCTGTTCAGCCGCGAGTGCCGGCCGAACCCCGGACAGCTGGGCGCGCTGCGCATCATGCTGTGGGTCACCACCGCCTacttcttcctgc tcctgtgccTCAGCGTCCTCTACGGGCTCATCGGGCGGGAGCTGTGGAGGAGCCGTGGGCGTCTGCGAGGCTCGGCCGCCTCCGGGCGGGAGAAGGGTCACCTGCAGACGGTCCGCGTCCTGC TGGTGGTGGTTCTGGCGTT AGTTTGCTGGTTGCCTTTCCACGTGGGCAgaattatttacataaataccGAAGTTTTCTGCAGAAGCGGGGAGGCTGAGGACTCCGGAGGCAACACGGCTGGCTGCACAGAGACCAGCGCTAACCCACAGACATCGGCAACCAGCGCGGCCAAGCACCGTGCCTCGTCCCACAGTGCTGGGACTTAA